Sequence from the Thermocoleostomius sinensis A174 genome:
CAAGCTTGGGTAGAACCGGGGCAATGGGGCTGCAAAATGACTTCCTGAATGTGTCCCCATTGTCGATGCACCTGCGCAATCGTTTCTAGGGTTTCAATACGATCGGATTCCGTTTCGCCGATGCCCAACAGTAGCCCCGTGGTGAAGGGAATCCGGAGTTCTCCGGCCCACTGGAGTTGCTGCAAGCGCAAGGCCGGCACTTTACTGGGGGCATGACGATGTACCGTGCTCAGTAGGGCTGGAGTCATTTGCTCTAGCATCAACCCCATCGACACGTTAACGGCTTTTAGCTGGGCCATTTCTTCGTAGCTCAGCGGGCCAACATTGGTATGGGGCAAAAAGCCCAGCGATAATGCTAGGTCTGCCAACTTGTAAATCCGCTGAAACCAATCTGATCGCCGCCAACTGTGGGGATGCACTTCGCCACTCAGAATCAGAACTTCAATCACACCGCGATCGTGCAACTCTCGGAGTTGACGGTCGGCTTGCTCTAACGTCAGCCAAGCACTTTGACCCGGCTCAGCACGAAAATTGCAGTAGCTACAGCGGTTAAAACACTCGTAGGTGGGAACAATCGTATAGGCAGGGCTATAGGTGACATAAACGGGGGGCGGTGGCTCCCCCGGTTGTCTTAGCTCCTGTGTTTGCCCATCAACTAAAGGCTGCACGGTTACAGGCGGGTGTAAGCACGGCTGACGCTGGACAACGCCTCGACCAAGCTTTGCACCGCTGCGATCATGGCTACTTCGCTATTGAGTTTGTTGATCGCCGAGCCGACACCAATACCCGACGCTCCCGCCGCGATCGCCATCGGAGCCGTAACGTTTGACAGCCCAGAAGCACACAGCACCGGCACATCGACAGCCCGAGAAATTTCGTAAGTGGCTGCCAGTGTTGGAGATGCCTTTTC
This genomic interval carries:
- the cofG gene encoding 7,8-didemethyl-8-hydroxy-5-deazariboflavin synthase subunit CofG, which codes for MVPTYECFNRCSYCNFRAEPGQSAWLTLEQADRQLRELHDRGVIEVLILSGEVHPHSWRRSDWFQRIYKLADLALSLGFLPHTNVGPLSYEEMAQLKAVNVSMGLMLEQMTPALLSTVHRHAPSKVPALRLQQLQWAGELRIPFTTGLLLGIGETESDRIETLETIAQVHRQWGHIQEVILQPHCPGSTQAWQGDAFPNENLATVVKLARQILPAEITLQIPPNLIADRQQLWRCLQAGARDLGGIGPKDEVNPDYPHPHDAALADWLQAVGWRLIPRLPVYPAYDAWLSPHLRARVQAWRDRLST